The DNA sequence GAAACGGATGCTCTGTTCATATGATTATGAGGAAGTGGTCAGGttatataaattcatatatcttgtaatataataataataataaaatgtgcTAACAATATTTAAGGATATATGATGATGACTAAGATCACtaaaatgtaatataaaaaagaaaaagaaacctcCAGCAGAAGAACAAGAACGAcctcatattatttatatatatagccactGCATACCCATTAACTCACATgattaattattctatttgtttaataaattattaaaagggTACTTTATTTTGAAACCACttcattatttatattgatttgatcgtaatcatttctttaatcagtTGCCacctcattattattattattattattatttgatgatTTAATCATTAAAGCTCATTTGGGTCGGGGCTTTTATAATCTGAAGTGACTCGATcagttatatataaaactgaTTTTTTAAGTTAAGTTCTTATAATTAAACTGTGATTCTCTATATAAAAGAGTGTTAGGGTTCGGTAAACTCATTTCCAGATGCCATTACGCATCCACTAAAAACTTGTTAAGTGGAGAATCCTTTTTGACTTAACGCCTGATTTccagtattaattaattaatttttttattttttatttttaaagcaacAGCTATGTAGGTTACCATAAACCGTGGGCCTGTGACTCACTTTTAAATGTCCTTTACCAGCGAAAGATGGAAAACAAACCATCATTTATCtctaaaaatgatatataaaaaaaccatGATCTGATTCGTTGGATGAGTTTTTGGTAGGCGATTTTTGTCTGAATATACATGCTATTGCATTGGGGATTACTTTCATCAGCATCTTTAAAcaggagagacagagagagagagagagactctgTTTACTCAGATGTGTTGAAAGCTCACTTGTTTATGAGCTTATAGGATCCTGTTTGCATTGCAAAAGAATAATAAGATTCCAGTTTCTAATTTCCAAAGTAGTCAACAATAAGCTAAAAACTACCCAAAACAATGCTTTCCCCCAGGCACTGGACAGAAAAATGAACTATTTCCTGTTATCCATTGTGTTCCTAATTCTATACAGGCTTCTCATAGGGACTTCTGCCGCAGAGTTCTTCGTCGGCACTGATGAGAGCCTTTGTTTAAAATTCCATTAATTCTACTTGTTGGGGGCAGTAAGGCTGACACTTCATCCTAAATTAAAAGGGTTGGATTCAATTTGAATGTGCAGATGTAGATGATCCAGTTGCCGATGCATTTACCTCATTTTCCTGTTGTTCCTTAAGATACGCTTGGGCAGTGCTCGTCACAAATTTGATTGCGAAATTAATGAGCATGAGCCACACAACAGTATTCCAGATTGAAGCAAATGAGAGATCCCACTTCTTCACCTGAGAAggttttaaaagataattaaatatagaaaagaaGATGGTTAGATGAGTCTGTAAATGATAGTAATATGACCCTATATCGTCAAAACCATTCCTTGTATGGCATGATTGTACCTTGATACTCGATGCCCCGGGAGGAGGTGCTGTCAGATACTTATCTTTGACACCATTGAGTTTGACAACAAGGGCGGGCAAGACAGAAGCAAAACCCGGAATAAGGCTGAGCATCCATATCAACTCGTTTTCAATCCAGTTAAGGAGTTGATTATTGCAAACAGAGATGATGAAAACTGtctgcacacacacacacacaaaaaaaaacatattaggGCTAATGAAATTAACACCAGGCATCTAGCTTACTTTGCAGAGATAAAGAAAGCCTTATATTTTTACTCCACTGACAAattcacacacacactttcatatatacatttatacACGTATGCTATAAATGGCAGTATGATTATCCAACTGTTGTAGAGATGTGAACAATACACTCGGCAAGGCCATacgaaaatagaaaaagaaacattataCAAGCTACAAACTATAACTAGAGAATTCACAAACCTGTATGTGAGTTTTGATGATTGCCTTTCCAATCAATgtggcaaaaaaaaatttccaaaaggGAATCCCAAATTGTCCACACATGATGCCAGCAAGGTCAAATAGAGGATTTGGCACCTGAAAATTACTACATTTAATTGGCAGCTTATATAATAAGAAACGACAACTTTGCTCTTGAAGGATCATATAAAAGTTTACAAGAGAACCTGAATTCTCAGAATTCGacatgagaaatattaatataagtattaCAACAATTAAATACCACGTGATACAGGAAAACATAGTTTCAAATTAAACTTGGAAGCTAGCCAAATTTATGAATGGAACAGTAGATGTCAACACAGAACACACAGATTCAggtcattttttttcaagtaagaAAACTTCAGTAAAAAGATGTTTTACAATTTCAAGAAAAGTAAATTCTAAAACAGTAAAGTCAGTGATATAGAGATATTAAAGGATTTATTAATAGATATTTCACAAGGATTAAAAGTAAAGTACACTATATATGTTCTTTTCATGATTATTTGGCTAAGGGAAATAAATAATTGCAAATATagtgttacttatcaaaaggtTCCAACAATCCTATTCATAAAGAGTTCCAGCAACAAAGCCAAAGAAACTCCAAACTAACCGAAGCGAGAACTAAAATTGTAAAGAAGTTCAAGTGCTGCGCATGCGATAACAGCCAGCGTTTGATTTGATTTAGTCGAGTAGCAATGACTCCTTCGCCTTCAGTTGAGGAGGCATCCAATTCTTCCATAGCCTCCAATTCGCCACCTGACATGCTTGAAAATGAGTAAAGCCCATGGCAATGCACTCATTTTAATTAGATTGCAGggtttcatccttttttttttctttttctttttttatgggaAAAGACGAGGTAAGGGTCTCATCCTCTTctcaaaaaaagagaaaaaaaaaaaggattaaagcCCATAGGCTGGCTCAATAATCACAATTAAGGTTTTAACTTTGGCTCCAGATTGTCTATTAGATGCTAAGTATTCGTtttaataagaagaataatGCAGAATGGAGTCCTCCAAAACAAgcataactctctctctcacacaaacacacacacacaaacgaGGCCCTGACCACAGAAATTAAAGTTACTCCCAGAATTATaactttaaaagtaaaatatatgtCTCACAAATATCAGTTTGGTAGGAAAAAATACTACCAAAACTATATTCCTCATACCTGCTCTTGAGATAAAGTATGGAGGAAGCTCTCCAATTGCAGTCCCAAGACCCCATAAAATGGCCTCAATCTGAACCTGTGGCAATATGCTGCTAATTGGAACGCGCAAACCATGTAATGATGAGAATAATGGGGGCCCAAATTCAGAGCAGTCCTTATCAAGCCATGAAGGACCTCTTCTCAACTGAGTTGTATCATATGGAGCACTTTTTAAATCCACACGGCCACACTGCATTGCTTTTATGGTGAAAAATGCGATGTGGGGACCAAGATAAAGGACAAAAGTATGCAAACCAGATcctgaagaaaaataaatggaataaaaaGTTGATGTTAGAACTTCTTAGAACTTCAGTAACACAGGGCTGGTCAAGACATGAGATGTTTCgagaaagaagttgaagaaaGGCTTAATCAAGATTCAAGTTATATGCTATCTACATATTTTCAAGCTACCATAAAAAGTTAATGCTTTTCCTACCCCCAAATATAATAGCTATGATAACTAAGAAAATTGCCTCCTGGGATCAATTATCTATGTGATCCATTATTTACATAAGCACAAAAATTCATCCAACCACCAAAACATATGGCCTCCATGCTCAAAATTTTTCCTTACCAAGCCCGATCGAAGATGCAACTCCAAGAGCAATCCACCATAGTCCAAACTGGATATATCTTGAAAGCTCCTCAACATGCTGTGGAAACATGGCATTAACATCATTATGGCCGAGTGAAAACAACATGAATACAACTACCAAGAACAAAATAAAGGCTAAAAACATCCACCACAAGATGCTAAAACAAAACTCACATCACATGGACTTTATCATCTAAGTCATAAAAAGCAAAGAGCTTTAAGCTTATAACAGGTTGTCCAACCTTAGAATGTGCAAGGAAATCGAGGACAATAATCCTTAACCAATTTATGTTGTCTACTTGATTGAAAACATTTCCAGCGAGATATTCCCAGCATTTTGAGATGCTtggtgagagagaaaatattggcAAACGAAAAGCAATATTTTTCCATGTAAACCCTTTGTGGGTGCAAAATCGCTTCCTGAAACAAGAAATTCTTTCCTCTGCTCCATTTCAAggagggtggtggtggtgggtggTGGATTAATGGATTACAAAACAAGAGAACAATAACACAAAGTTCAGTCCAATCCGGTCCGGGTGCCCATTTAGGGTAGGTTCCAAATAAATTGAACCCATCATAGGAAAATCCTATTGATTGCAGGTTTCTCCAGGCCTTGGGGAAAAGCATGAAAAAAAGGCTCCATGTCTATCTTATAGGAATTAATGCAAAAAAAGGGGGGCGGGGGCACTTCTTTTAATAGACAaaacaaagttttattaataCAGAAAATAGGCATAACCAAAGTACataggatgtatacaagaaaaatgcaCCTGATTAGGAGCTAGAGATAGATACCAGGAAGTCATGAAAACTAAGCCCATTGAAGTTTATCACTATaacccaaagaaataaggtatTGAAGAAAGAAACCTTAAGATCATCTAGATTGTTCCTGATCTTCAAAACTATGGTTGtttctttccatccaaatgatttgtacaatatAAAGCaagaacataattaaaaaaaaacacacgcacacacaaatACACCATACAAAATAATACGCTAATTTAGAGCCTATGTTTGTTAtaatatagaaaacaaaactCACTGTTGCACAAAGGCATGGATAtggatgccaataaaaaaatatatactcaatttgaaattaataatcaCAAATTCAATGGGTATCTACAATGGTTGATTCTTGCTCCTCAGCAAGCCAAGTGACGGACGAGGAAAAACATTGAGTACTAAATAAACGCATAATTCATTGGGTGAGGCCTGAGGAAAGCAagctagaaagaaaataaaagctaAAAGGGGGCATAGATTGAATGTATCATACGTCTAGCAGAtgctttttaataaaacttattttctgAGAGAGGCAGTTgggtaaaatatattttaattttttgtcgGACCTGGACATTTGTCAATAGTTCTTGGGAGATTTACAAACAGGCTTGGGCTAAAAAGCATTCTACGGATTGTTTTAAACTTATATTTTCGGAGAGCAGGGGCAGTGGACCTTGCCCACCCCCTGATCCGCCAAAACAAATTGCAATATTGTTCTGTGCTATCGTGATGCACTGGATGGTGAACTTGATCTCTTTTGAGAACAGGGCAGGCCATGTTCTTCAGGTCTGAGTGGATTCTCTCCATCCACCCACACAAGAAGACATAATAGTATCTCAACTTCTAGGTCAGTGCAATGACATCGGCCCTAGCCTTAGACATCAACGACAACATCTCAAAGGACTTCTCCCTTCAATTAGTCAGGACTTTGTTCCTAGATACCCGGTGCCaattaggggaaaaaaaaagaaaaaaaaaaaaaagaagatctCCCTGTCCCAAATATCACTTTAGTTGGCAAAGAGCAGCTCATCCTTGATAGGGAGTGATTGCACAGAGGACAAGGCAGCTTCCTGATGGTGGTGGAGCTTCTGGTTGGTGTCCCCCTTCTTGGTAGCTTACTAGCTATGAGATTAAGAGGATTCATCCTCTCctcatttttattgttgttattttggttgagttttgacatcAAAGAAATAATAGGGTAAGGAGGCTTGCAGTCTAGAAGTGTAGGGTGAGTTCAAGGATAATATTGCTCAGTGGTGGGGTTTAGCGTGTAGGGAATGTGGAGAAGAGGTGGTCAAGGGATGGGTTACAAGGGGGCTTGGTTGGAGACTTGCAGACCAACCGTGTAAGCTGAAGGGGAGGTgcaaaatgagtaatgctagatactgTTCTAGAGTGTGCAAACCCCGCGTAGTTCTTTAAAAAACAAGTGGGGTCTACCATAAAAATTGGGATTTTTCATGTCAGTCTCAAGTTTTGCCCACTTGTTTTCAAATGGACTGTGGCTTACACACCCAAAGACTATGCAAATATTTTCTGTGCAAGATTTATGATTTGTGAGGTGAAGAAGATTGTATGCCAACATGGACGATGTGAGTGGTCAAGATCTCCTTCTggttagttttcaatttttggtAAGCCAGGAGTGCACGTGGTAGAGAATGATCTCCTGTACAATAGAAAAGCTAGAAGTGTTTTTGACATCATTTCAGAATTTTGGCAAAACTTAGCGATTCTCCGAAAAAAAAAGCTcccacttaaaatatttattcagaGAAACCTTTTATGCCAAACATACATAGTCTCACGTAGATTCTGTCATCTCTTGACAAAAAAGAACATGCTACTGAAAATGGAGCAGCAATGGCAATGCACAAAGCCAAATACCTTCTCATGAGGGCCATCAATGGCAACAACAAGAATTGCACTAGCTGCTGCCACTGTGCTCAAAAGCATTAGCCATCCACCCTTTGCTAGCAGATATAATATTAACTGCTTAACATACTGAAGACTAGCCAAAATGAAGAACTTCAAAGTTTTCAAGGGTTGTGTTCTGAGTGTCAGATTTTCTACTTCCTGTTGATGCCGCCTCCCATGGAGTTCTGCAAAATACAACACCTCTATTAGCCGATAAGATTTGGTAGGACCCTTAAACTTGTACCAGAGGTGGATATTCTGCCTTTTCTTTATgagtaagaataaaatattctacTTATTTTTCATTAGTACTAACGTAGATTCATTCATAATAAGTACCGCTATTGATATGAGAACATACCGAAATTTCTCTGATAAGTTATACACAGAAAATCCCAGTATCTTTGCAAAAGTAGTTTCTACCCTAAAACaacggaaaaaataaaagagagagagagagattaaaacCCATCCCAGCAACTAATTTTCAACACTCCTGAAAGGAGGCCATTTCATTAGCAGAGGCAAGGTAAAAATACAACACGTGGATCTATAAGAAGGGATCTTTTGTTGTTCAAAAACAGCCTCTAGCAGATAATTCCTCCAATACAGTTCGGCAAAACAATTCCTAGCACAATCCTGTTGCATATCACACGCTTGGGAAACCCTCTGAATCGTGCATTACAAAGCGATAGAATTGCTTTTTGTTCACTATTACATAGCCCAAATCATATACAAATACAAGTGCTTAAAGATTCTGAACATTTCATATGTTCAAATAATAACCCAATACACTTTTCGCTTCGGAAATCAGCTCGAAGATAGTTCTGGGCATTACCTAGTACTACCCATGCTAATTCAGGAATAAGTTCAAACAAAAATTCGTGCAGATACAAAAACTTTTAAGCCTAGGTTTTACCACACAATCTACGACCTAATACCCATAAACAGAATGAATGAAAGGCTAAAATATATGAAAGCAAAGTTTCGAAGtgaatcaaattttaaattttaaataacgAAACTTTAGAGAAAACACAATATGAAAGATATCAATTaacaatgaaaaaataagaatCAGAATCGCCTGCCTGAGATCGCAACGTCACCACGTTGAGCGGAGGGAGCAggagcagcagcagcagaagtTGATCCTCTGCGCGAACCCATTACGCTGGACATGCCAGAATCAGAAACTCCTTTTTCagctatattaatttattttgttagaagAAATTACGAAATAATTTCTGTGGGTGCAAGTTTATCGCTCCGATTGGTCGGAGAAAATGGAGGACATGAATCAATTTCCTAAATGTCAAATAACAAACATctctgttttggattttttccgcatatttgaatttgttttgaacaaaattGGCAGAGATCTACGAaacggggaaaaaaaaacagatacgAGGACTTGGAACAGTTGGAAGGGAGTTTGGTGGGAGATCCGCCTGCGTCGATTTTATCCCCTCTTTTGCAAAGCGACTCATGTGagacttaaaaaattaaaatttaataacgCGTCAGAAgaatagtgatttatttatgaatttttccACTTCGAAATAGTGAAAAAAAATTGCAGCAATACctccaattatattaataacatattccataaagatgcataataattaatatctataaTTTGGAGTTAATAATGTTTAACATTATtgattatatagatatattaaatttaatataaataaattcttcaCCATGCAAAGcaatatataatagaataatgTTTGGGCTATCTAGGATTTCaccgatttatttatttatttatttttatttaataattaaaaaaatatttttaagatatatataatattcactAGCTAGGGTATGAGAGAACAATTTTAGAACTCAAGAAATACTATTATTCTGTTAAGAAATATATCATAATTACTATCATTGAATCATGATTTATAGCATTCAATTCGATCATTTTCAGTCAAAGAAAATGTAGAGGAGACATACTTGTCAGTTGTCACCTTCCTAGAACGTGTCTTTCTAATAATAAGTTACAAGGATTTTTTGGACGTTATACTTCCATCTGTTCAAGGGAATG is a window from the Juglans regia cultivar Chandler chromosome 7, Walnut 2.0, whole genome shotgun sequence genome containing:
- the LOC109010447 gene encoding vacuole membrane protein KMS1-like, which translates into the protein MSSVMGSRRGSTSAAAAPAPSAQRGDVAISELHGRRHQQEVENLTLRTQPLKTLKFFILASLQYVKQLILYLLAKGGWLMLLSTVAAASAILVVAIDGPHEKHVEELSRYIQFGLWWIALGVASSIGLGSGLHTFVLYLGPHIAFFTIKAMQCGRVDLKSAPYDTTQLRRGPSWLDKDCSEFGPPLFSSLHGLRVPISSILPQVQIEAILWGLGTAIGELPPYFISRAGGELEAMEELDASSTEGEGVIATRLNQIKRWLLSHAQHLNFFTILVLASVPNPLFDLAGIMCGQFGIPFWKFFFATLIGKAIIKTHIQTVFIISVCNNQLLNWIENELIWMLSLIPGFASVLPALVVKLNGVKDKYLTAPPPGASSIKVKKWDLSFASIWNTVVWLMLINFAIKFVTSTAQAYLKEQQENEVNASATGSSTSAHSN